Proteins encoded by one window of Lathyrus oleraceus cultivar Zhongwan6 chromosome 1, CAAS_Psat_ZW6_1.0, whole genome shotgun sequence:
- the LOC127074506 gene encoding polygalacturonase At1g48100, producing MRVFVFLLPRYLSSLWFNIGTKLIMSHVLWFFILWITMILFIHNVEGRYHHHKKPKKISPAPSDPSPPSLVPPPSPSVPSDPYPYPNDPGESPSDCIFDVRSFGAVGDGEADDTAAFRAAWKAACAVESGVLFAPENYCFKITSTIFSGPCKPGLVFQIDGTLMAPDGPECWPEEDSKNQWLVFYRLDQMTLNGTGIIEGNGERWWNLPCKPHRAASGQSISGPCDSPTMIRFFMSSNLVLSGLKIQNSPQFHVKFDGCEGVLIDKLSISAPKLSPNTDGIHLGNTREVGIYNSMISNGDDCISIGPGCSNVNVDGVTCAPTHGISIGSLGVHNSRACVSNLTVRNSIIKESDNGLRIKTWQGGTGSVTGLTFDNIQMENVRNCINIDQFYCLSKECMNQTSAIYVNNVSYRKIKGTYDVRTPPIHFACSDTVACTNITLSEIELLPYEGELVEDPFCWNAYGRQETLTIPPLDCLREGEPETVVELSDYECSS from the exons ATGCGTGTGTTTGTTTTTCTTCTTCCAAG ATATTTATCATCTCTATGGTTTAACATTGGTACAAAACTCATCATGAGTCATGTTCTTTGGTTTTTCATCCTATGGATAACAATGATTCTTTTCATCCATAATGTGGAAGGAAGATACCACCATCACAAGAAACCAAAGAAAATTTCACCTGCTCCAAGTGACCCTTCACCTCCTTCTCTCGTTCCTCCTCCTTCTCCTAGTGTTCCTTCTGATCCATATCCATATCCAAATGATCCTGGAGAATCTCCTTCAGACTGCATTTTCGATGTACGGTCGTTCGGAGCGGTCGGAGACGGTGAAGCAGACGACACTGCTGCATTTAGAGCAGCATGGAAAGCAGCTTGTGCAGTTGAATCAGGAGTTCTTTTCGCTCCCGAAAACTACTGTTTTAAAATCACTTCTACTATCTTTTCAGGTCCATGCAAACCAGGACTAGTTTTTCAA ATTGATGGAACTTTGATGGCACCAGACGGACCAGAATGTTGGCCTGAGGAAGATAGTAAGAATCAATGGCTTGTATTTTATAGACTTGATCAAATGACTCTAAACGGGACCGGAATTATCGAAGGCAACGGCGAAAGATGGTGGAACCTTCCTTGCAAACCTCACAGG GCTGCTAGTGGGCAAAGTATATCAGGACCATGTGATAGCCCTACA ATGATAAGGTTCTTCATGAGCTCAAATTTGGTGTTAAGTGGGTTGAAAATACAAAACAGTCCTCAATTCCATGTGAAATTTGATGGTTGTGAAGGTGTACTAATTGATAAATTGTCCATTTCTGCACCAAAACTTAGTCCCAATACTGATGGAATTCACTTAGGAAACACAAGGGAAGTTGGAATTTATAATTCCATGATAAGCAATG GTGATGATTGCATTTCAATTGGTCCTGGTTGTTCTAATGTAAATGTAGATGGTGTTACTTGTGCTCCTACCCACGGAATTAG CATTGGAAGTCTTGGAGTACACAACTCGCGCGCATGTGTCTCAAACCTAACTGTTCGAAATTCGATCATAAAAGAATCGGATAACGGACTAAGAATCAAAACATGGCAAGGAGGTACAGGATCAGTAACAGGTTTAACATTTGACAACATACAAATGGAGAATGTGAGAAACTGCATTAACATAGACCAATTCTACTGCTTATCGAAAGAGTGTATGAACCAAACATCGGCGATTTACGTAAACAATGTGTCCTACAGAAAAATAAAGGGGACTTATGATGTTAGAACACCTCCTATACATTTTGCTTGTAGTGACACTGTTGCCTGCACAAACATAACTCTCTCTGAGATTGAACTTTTGCCGTATGAAGGTGAATTGGTTGAAGACCCTTTTTGTTGGAATGCTTATGGAAGACAAGAGACTTTGACTATTCCTCCACTTGATTGTTTGAGGGAAGGTGAACCTGAAACTGTTGTGGAGCTCTCTGATTATGAATGCAGTAGTTAA
- the LOC127074518 gene encoding transcription factor MYB98, with translation MFPRWRHECISLVLQDIILFYLNLINFEVYNDKSFPENNNSSNQHAHFIDNFQYDGYGLNIPRRNHLDLMVENQTYFPFNNASETKPLNYVVPDDEVSSIAPTSYYQRGDLNRNNRLLSPTTRRAFKAKKKSSIVKGQWTVDEDRMLIQMVEQYGMRKWSHIAQRLPGRIGKQCRERWHNHLRPDIKKDIWTDEEDKILI, from the exons ATGTTTCCTAGATGGAGGCATGAGTGTATAAGTTTAGTCCTCCAAGACATAATACTGTTTTACCTCAACCTTATAAATTTTGAAGTTTATAATGATAAGTCTTTTCCTGAGAACAATAATAGTAGTAATCAACATGCTCATTTTATTGACAATTTTCAATATGACGGTTATGGTTTGAATATTCCTAGAAGGAATCATCTTGATCTTATGGTTGAAAACCAAACCTATTTTCCATTTAATAATGCTTCAGAGACCAAACCGTTGAACTATGTTGTACCAGATGATGAAGTCTCAAGCATAGCACCAACAAGTTATTACCAAAGAGGTGATTTGAATAGAAACAACAGGCTACTATCACCGACCACGAGAAGAGCGTTTAAAGCGAAGAAGAAATCAAGCATAGTGAAGGGACAATGGACGGTCGATGAAGATAG AATGTTGATTCAAATGGTGGAACAATATGGAATGAGGAAGTGGTCTCATATTGCTCAGAGATTGCCTGGAAGAATAGGGAAACAATGCAGAGAAAGATGGCATAACCATTTAAGGCCTGACATTAAG AAAGACATATGGACTGATGAAGAGGACAAGATATTGATCTAA